A part of Salvelinus alpinus chromosome 5, SLU_Salpinus.1, whole genome shotgun sequence genomic DNA contains:
- the LOC139575422 gene encoding RNA-binding protein NOB1-like isoform X1, with translation MMLRTSLSKMAATMVEHVVVDAGGFLKKAPLQEIGKNIYTLKDVVEEIRDKPTRRSLSVLPYKLNFKEPYPEDIRLVTEFSKKTGDYPSLSATDIKVLALTYQLEREHVGTDHLRKEPEVKVQVSSTRRHPEAPVGVAGFHFPSKRPADGLFSGRQRPAAQTPAAQTQHSYNPPEIAEYNSFQFWRNPLPCFDTDLLDLVDIQDLSISDGAADTVHTEPETGTGSEEHGSGSEEEEEEEDEEEDGGGWITPSNIKQVQMETGIWASPADIKVACLTTDFAMQNVLIQIGLHVLSVNGMLIKQARNYILRCHACFKTTTNMNKVFCPHCGNRTLKKVAVTVSEDGSIQMHLSKNPKVLNPKGKRYSLPLPQGGKHGSNPHLVEDQRFPQQRVSRKARQKTDVLNPDYLAGGGSPFSDHDIYSRSANLHITDGAGGGGRRRANPNAARKKKC, from the exons ATGATGCTGCGGACGTCGCTATCCAAGATGGCTGCTACCATGGTGGAACATGTTGTCGTAGATGCGGGAGGATTTCTAAAGAAAGCTCCTCTTCAG GAAATCGGGAAGAATATCTACACCCTGAAGGACGTAGTAGAGGAAATTAGAGACAAGCCAACGCGGAGGAGTCTGTCAGTCCTCCCATATAAACTCAACTTCAAAGAGCCGTACCCAGAGGACATCAGATTAG TGACCGAGTTCTCCAAGAAGACTGGAGACTACCCCAGCCTATCTGCCACAGACATCAAGGTGTTGGCTCTGACATACCAGCTGGAGAGGGAACACGTTGGGACGGaccacctgaggaaagaacctgAGGTCAAG GTCCAGGTATCCAGTACAAGGAGACATCCAGAGGCTCCCGTCGGCGTGGCAGGATTCCACTTCCCCTCTAAG AGGCCAGCTGATGGGCTGTTCAGTGGCAGACAGAGGCCAGCAGCACAGACGCCAGCAGCACAGACACAGCACAGCTATAACCCTCCAGAGATCGCAGAGTACAACAGCTTCCAGTTCTGGAGGAACCCTCTGCCCTGCTTCGACACTGACCTGCTGGATCTAGTG GACATTCAGGACCTGTCAATATCAGACGGAGCAGCGGACACGGTCCACACAGAACCTGAGACCGGGACCGGGTCAGAGGAGCACGGCAGTgggtcagaggaggaggaggaggaggaagatgaggaggaggatggcgGAGGTTGGATCACCCCTAGCAACATTAAACAGGTTCAGATGGAGACGGGGATCTGGGCGTCGCCTGCGGACATTAAAGTGGCGTGTCTCACCACCGACTTCGCTATGCAG AACGTCCTGATTCAGATCGGGCTCCATGTCCTCTCTGTGAATGGGATGCTCATCAAGCAGGCCAGGAATTACATCCTGCGATGTCACGCCTGTTTCAA GACCACCACCAACATGAATAAGGTGTTCTGTCCACACTGTGGCAACAGAACGCTGAAGAAGGTGGCCGTGACAGTCAGCGAGGACGGAAGCATCCAGATGCATCTCTCAAAGAACCCCAAAGTGCTCAACCCCAAAGGGAAGAGG TACTCCCTGCCCCTGCCACAAGGGGGCAAACACGGCAGCAACCCCCACCTGGTGGAGGACCAGCGCTTCCCCCAGCAGCGTGTGTCCCGTAAGGCCCGCCAGAAGACGGACGTCTTAAACCCAGACTACCTGGCCGGGGGCGGCTCACCTTTCTCTGACCACGACATCTACAGCCGCTCTGCCAACCTGCACATCACAGACGGAGCTGGCGGAGGGGGGCGGAGGAGGGCCAACCCCAACGCTGCCCGCAAGAAGAAATGTTGA
- the LOC139575422 gene encoding RNA-binding protein NOB1-like isoform X2, with translation MMLRTSLSKMAATMVEHVVVDAGGFLKKAPLQEIGKNIYTLKDVVEEIRDKPTRRSLSVLPYKLNFKEPYPEDIRLVTEFSKKTGDYPSLSATDIKVLALTYQLEREHVGTDHLRKEPEVKVQVSSTRRHPEAPVGVAGFHFPSKRPADGLFSGRQRPAAQTPAAQTQHSYNPPEIAEYNSFQFWRNPLPCFDTDLLDLVDIQDLSISDGAADTVHTEPETGTGSEEHGSGSEEEEEEEDEEEDGGGWITPSNIKQVQMETGIWASPADIKVACLTTDFAMQNVLIQIGLHVLSVNGMLIKQARNYILRCHACFKTTTNMNKVFCPHCGNRTLKKVAVTVSEDGSIQMHLSKNPKVLNPKGKRYSLPLPQGGKHGSNPHLVEDQRFPQQRVSRKARQKTDVLNPDYLAGGGSPFSDHDIYSRSANLHITDGAGGGGRRRANPNAARKKKC, from the exons ATGATGCTGCGGACGTCGCTATCCAAGATGGCTGCTACCATGGTGGAACATGTTGTCGTAGATGCGGGAGGATTTCTAAAGAAAGCTCCTCTTCAG GAAATCGGGAAGAATATCTACACCCTGAAGGACGTAGTAGAGGAAATTAGAGACAAGCCAACGCGGAGGAGTCTGTCAGTCCTCCCATATAAACTCAACTTCAAAGAGCCGTACCCAGAGGACATCAGATTAG TGACCGAGTTCTCCAAGAAGACTGGAGACTACCCCAGCCTATCTGCCACAGACATCAAGGTGTTGGCTCTGACATACCAGCTGGAGAGGGAACACGTTGGGACGGaccacctgaggaaagaacctgAGGTCAAG GTCCAGGTATCCAGTACAAGGAGACATCCAGAGGCTCCCGTCGGCGTGGCAGGATTCCACTTCCCCTCTAAG AGGCCAGCTGATGGGCTGTTCAGTGGCAGACAGAGGCCAGCAGCACAGACGCCAGCAGCACAGACACAGCACAGCTATAACCCTCCAGAGATCGCAGAGTACAACAGCTTCCAGTTCTGGAGGAACCCTCTGCCCTGCTTCGACACTGACCTGCTGGATCTAGTG GACATTCAGGACCTGTCAATATCAGACGGAGCAGCGGACACGGTCCACACAGAACCTGAGACCGGGACCGGGTCAGAGGAGCACGGCAGTgggtcagaggaggaggaggaggaggaagatgaggaggaggatggcgGAGGTTGGATCACCCCTAGCAACATTAAACAGGTTCAGATGGAGACGGGGATCTGGGCGTCGCCTGCGGACATTAAAGTGGCGTGTCTCACCACCGACTTCGCTATGCAG AACGTCCTGATTCAGATCGGGCTCCATGTCCTCTCTGTGAATGGGATGCTCATCAAGCAGGCCAGGAATTACATCCTGCGATGTCACGCCTGTTTCAA GACCACCACCAATATGAATAAG GTGTTCTGTCCACACTGTGGCAACAGAACGCTGAAGAAGGTGGCCGTGACAGTCAGCGAGGACGGAAGCATCCAGATGCATCTCTCAAAGAACCCCAAAGTGCTCAACCCCAAAGGGAAGAGG TACTCCCTGCCCCTGCCACAAGGGGGCAAACACGGCAGCAACCCCCACCTGGTGGAGGACCAGCGCTTCCCCCAGCAGCGTGTGTCCCGTAAGGCCCGCCAGAAGACGGACGTCTTAAACCCAGACTACCTGGCCGGGGGCGGCTCACCTTTCTCTGACCACGACATCTACAGCCGCTCTGCCAACCTGCACATCACAGACGGAGCTGGCGGAGGGGGGCGGAGGAGGGCCAACCCCAACGCTGCCCGCAAGAAGAAATGTTGA